cacacacacacacacacacacacacatatatatatatatatatatatatatatatatagagagagagagagagagagagagagaatacaaacatatatacacacacatgcatacatccCTCCTCCCAAAGCAGTACAAAATACTGAGTACACTACCTCCAGGCCAGAAAAAGCCTAAAAGTACCTGAAAAAGGTTATCTACATATTAAAGACCtcaatatagagaacttttagcccttttcttatgtgttttatattttacctgtattgTTTCCTATGTTGTATTATTTGGCTTCCTgtcacttctttttattttatacttttaaataaaataagaatacttAAGAATTTTTCTTAAATTCAATATGAAATATTAATTGGCCTGAacacatatttttattatatatgcacatatcaaagcaCCACATTTTACActagaaataaaacaatatttggctattatactttaatttttattaaagggGAGAATTTAGATGGTGAGCAATCAGGAGGATACATGAGATAATACAAACCATAAGATTTAAAAAGAgcaaaaatgataaaaaatgatgtgtttaaatttttaggtgttTATGGTTATATGATGTTTCCCTCCATGGGGGTCTCAATTATTGATTAAATTATTTTGGACTTTATGTATGCAATTATTGGTTGTGTATTTCTTGGGTAACTGTTTTAACACAGAGGAACATGGGCTATAATACCATTCATTTATATCTGGGGTTAAAGTGTCACAGATTCAGAAAAAGACAAAGCAGAATGTAATACAACCACACACAGGAAATTGAGGGGACAGTTTAAGATGTGCTTCCATTTTGATATTTAGGAGACAACCCCTAAATCAATAATAGTTAAACCTTAACAGCCTCTAAAACTAAAGCTGACATTGATTTCAGATAGAATCTAGCCATTGTCAAGATGTTACTTTATATCAAATTGTCATTTACTTATGTTTCTACTCCAGTTAATATGGCATCTGAAAAGAGGACATTTATTTTAAGTTAGATACACTATAGTTTAAGTTAGAAATGGTtgataataatatatatttcaagcatttcttttattaaaatacatttctttATTTGGAAAATACAAAGGTAACTTTCATATTGTGCTTCTTAGACACAAATATTCAAATTAGATcaagcttaaaaaaataaactttctaTTCAATGGCTTTATCTTCAAATTTTCACGCAATTCTTTGAAATATCCATTGGCTTCAAGTAAATTCCTGAGTCCAGTTCTCCAACTGTTTCACATATTTTGTATAACACCTTAGAATAGGCAGGTGCTTCAAGAAATTCCTTTGCCTACTTCAACCTAGTCTGTAGTGACCATTAATTGACCAGTTATATATCAGAGTACCTAAATTGTATCCAACTATCACTCAAGTCCAacatcttgcaaaaaaaaaaagaatactaggtAATTCATTTGGCTATATTACCTTATATTCATATTGTTACAACTCATGAAGCTTATTATCTTATTattcataaaaaacatgaaagaatCTGGACCAAATATCCTCAAAATagttacattttttattatttaatttcttattgCTTATTCAAAATGTCTGAGGTTGGTGACTTATAAACAAAAAGAAACTTATTTTAAAGTTTTGGAGGCTCACAATGCATAGATCAGTTTATATGAGGCCTCATTGATAGGTGGCTTTGCAATAGCCCAGCACATGAGATGGGGAAATATTACATGACAAGACAGAAAGGCATAGAAATTTGGGGTGGGGGCAAGTTTCATTTTTTCTAACAATTTTCATGGGAGTGGGTAATCAGAGTTCTGTTAAGAAGTATGGTAATCCCTTCCAAAGGCAGAAAACATGATGATCTCATAACCCTCCCATAGTTGCCACTCCTTACAAGTAACATCACCAGTCAACACTGCTATGCTAAGAAAACCACATATCCAGCACATGAGTCTATAGTGACACATTGAAATCATATTCAAATCATAGCTATATGCAACAAAGAACAGTAATGGAGAGAAATAATTAAGGTATTTTGCTATGTGTATACCTAAACTAAATACAAAAGACAAAGTATTCTCCCAAAAAAGCAAGAaattaaaagacatattgtaaagatGATTTCAATTGAGCACATTGACTTTGCATTAAAATTATGAACTGCTATTACATCAATAGTTACAAGAAATTCTGAaacattttctatttaaaaagacCTTGAATTCATTTGGATTGCAATATGGAAAAAATCACTATGGATATTTGATCTTGATTTTACATGGCTGGGTTCTTCAGAATTGAATGCTATTTATGTAGATTATGTTTTATTCACGTACATTTAGAATAACTCTGTGACCTGGTAAGAGTAAGTGTTGAGTGACTaaggtggatgaatggatggatgaaccATTGATCAAGTGATTCACCATTACACTATGAATGTCAGAGTCATACAAGTTATTCTCGCCCCATTAGTCTCTTAACTGCCCCTCTTACATCTTTGTTTTGGAGGGTATAGAGGATTGAGGCTAGGTGTGACAATGGTATAAAAGAGAGCAATGAACTTGCCTCAGTCTTGAGAATTTTCTGTTGGTGGCTGGAGATACATGCACATGACTGGAATGAAAAAGAGGGAAACCACCATAAGATGGGCTCCACATGTCCTGAAGACTTTCTGAAGTACAGTATTTGACTGCATCCTCAGTACTGCCCGAGCAATGACACCATAGGATGTCAGAATGAGGACGAGAGGTCTGATAACAACAATAGAGGTTGTGACCATGATGGTCATCTCATTAGCATGAGTATCAAAACAGGATAATTGCAGAAGTGCTGATACTTCAGAGAAGAAGTGATCAACTTGTAGAAGTCCACATAGAGGTACCCAGAGGATAAAGAGAGAATGAACTGCTGAGTTTGTAAAACCACATACCCAAGAAGCCACAGCAAGCAAGTGGCAGAGTCGAGGGTGCATGAGGACAGTGTAATGCAAGGGTTTACACATAGTCACATAACGGTCATAGGACATCACCACCAACAAGATGCACTCTGTTGTTCCCAATGCAAGGACGAAGTAAAGTTGAACCATGCAACCAGCATAAGAAATGGTCTTCTCTGGGCCCCAGAGGTTCACCAGCAGTTGTGGAATAGAGATGGTAGTGTAGcagagatccagaaaagagagatTTGAGAGAAAGAAATACATAGAAGTATGGAGATGGGAATCCAGGTAAGATAAGATGATAATGAACATGTTGCCTGTCAATGTCATCAGGTAGAATATCAAGATCAGCACAAAGAAAACTACTTCCAGGTGAGGCCAATTAGAAAATCCCAATAGAATGAAGTAGTCTTCAGAGGTACCACTGAATTTTTCCATCATCATTTGTTTTATGTTACCTTAGGAAAATAAtttcataaacacacacacacacacacacacacacacacacacacacatcataaaACTTGATTCACAAACTGTAAGGATACATGAAGAAGTAACAAAAGTATTTTGAATGTCCAACCACTGTTTACTACTAGTATCATTTtcccatatcccttttcaaaggacatgtgaatgttcaataaatatatgaaaatatgtttaatatctctagcaattagataaatgcaaattaaaactatactgagatttcatctcattctagttAGAAAGATATGAACCACTGAACCTGAAGACTTTTTTCTCTAGGACAATGATCTACATAGTATTTAAATTGTCAACATAAGCTTTATCTCCTACAAACTTTTAATTCCTCAGTTTAGAAaagaattatttatatttaatgaaattaataaatatactttttcatttaatttaCTGTACATAGTGAATCTTATGTTCCTTTAAAAATAGTCTATATTTCATACGTATTTATGAATCTTAGGTGAGTCTTTTTCATCTGTTAGTCTTCAGTTTTTTATCAGAACAATAAGTAGTGGTTTTTGTTATATAGTTGCTGTAATAATACACAGCAGCCCAGCATTAAatatctctttttctctctgaaaCCTCCTCTCTTTCCAACTTATCACACAATTCAGTTGTCCTCCAATggacaattttttttctctcatactTACCAGTTTGCTATGGCAGGGAAAAAAATCACTTTAGAGCCACTTGTGATTTCTTGGTTTGGAGGGTCTcttattttctcatattttgtaaATGCAACTCCTGTAAAAGATGTCAAGAAGAGATAATGGATTGATTGGAAACAAGAAAATGTGGAAAAATTAGTTTGTTACTCAAACTACAAGACCCTAATAATTTTTTAACATTGGTAATGTAAAGAGTTAATAACTTGTTACCCTCATTCTTACTAAAAAGTCTGTAACCATCCAGAATAACCAgtcatgacattttaaaaagaacgTTTAAAAAATCTATAACTGAATCAAAACCAATAATGCTCCAATAGTAAATCATGAAGATTCCTTAACTTGGGGGTCACTGCCAGTTGAGGGGTAATAAAAATTTTCAAgaggtttaaaattttatttttccttagaaTGAGAAGTAGGGTCCCAAGTGTTATGCTTTCCCTGATGTAGATGTAATTATCTGTCTTCTGTAGTTGTCCCCATGACTTAATGTATTAACCAGAACTAAGTGGGAGCTCTGAGATAACTTTATAGCATGCTAAAGATGATtcatgctataaagatagataaaAAGGGGTACGAAGGGAGGGACAAAAATTAGCAGCTTCAAGTAGTGAAAAGGCACAGATTGCATGATTCCTTTTTCTTCTTAGTAAAAAGTGGGGAATAAAGACCTTATCAAAATTAATTTTGTGATCTGAGGATATGATCAATGTATGGGCATCAGCATTATAGAAGGAAAAGTGGTTGCTTTTCCTCATCCTTTTTGCCACTGGCTAACATTTGTTGATTCTAATCATATTATTCTTTTGTACTCTTACCTAGTGCTTAAATGATACCTAAGCAATTCCTTTTAATTCCATCCTTCCTGCATCTGTTCATATTCCCTGCGTGTCATCTTCTCTACTTATCCCTCACCATGTATGGATGACCTGGTCACTGGTGTTGGTCTCCTTGAAATCACCAGCTTAAATGTCTGTCTACAACTTAAGTTCTCATCCACTATACCAACTTAGTAAAACTGAATATTAAAGCAACTGTGATTACCATTACAACAGAAGACAGACCTAAGTGTACTAAACATATTTGTATCCAGAAGGAGAAACTCATTAGAGCTATCAGTGTATCAGGGGATGGAACCTTACCTTAGAGCAATAGGGACCTTACAAACAAATGAGGATTGTGATGTTCTCCTCAATTGAGGCCACTGGGATTCTAAGTCCCAAATTGTCAATTAATGCCTTTCAAGGAATTGCACTTGCTAGGCCCATTTCTCGAAAAGCTTTCAGTGAAATATTGCAATTTCATACCCACCAGGGTATAGTCATTATCACCAGTCCAAACATTAGTCAGAATTATAATTTAATGTGTTTTCCAGAAAGTGAATGCATTGCCCTGAATTACTTGAAATTTCTTTCCCGCTTCCTCATCAGGCTAAGGGCTACATTTGAGGAACAGTAATATAAGTTCTTTTGTGGATAGATCCAAGTGGTATTCAAATTATGTATCATTAAAATATGACTGTACTAAAACTTAGTTGTATAATCACACTCTAAAACATAAaacttttattataaaattaatcaaaatttatgagaggaaatttgttgatttttatacctacttgttgaataaatattttgAGTTCAAGGTGATAAGTGGTAAAAATAAACTTCTAAGTTAGTCCCATAGTTtacctattatgaattgtgcttctataaacattaatgtggctgagtccctgtagtatgctgtttcaaagtcctttgggtatagaccaaggagagggatagctgggtcaaatggtggttccattcccagtttcctatgaaatctccatactgctttccatattagctgcaccaatttgcagtcccaccagcaatgtatgagtgtacctttttccccacatacttgcccacacttattgttgtttgtcttcataatagctgccattatgactgaaatgagatgatatcttagagtagttttgatttgcatttctctaattgctagagatgatgaataatttttatatatttgttgattgattgtatatcctctactgaaaagtgtctgttcaggtccttgacccatttattgattgggttatttggttttttggtgcttagctttttgagttctttatataccctagagattcatgctctatctgatgtgtgaggggttaaaatttgcttccaagatgtaggttctctattcatctcacagattgtatcttttgctgagaaaaaaactttttagtttgaatccaaacccacttattgattcttggtttcaattcttgcactatagaagTCTTACTAATGAATTTGGGGCTTAATACCACATGTTGAAGATTAGGGCctgcttttttttctgttagatATAGTCTcttgtttaattcctaggtctttgatccactttgagttgaattttgtgcatggagaaagacaggggtttaattttattttgtgcatatagatttccagttttcccagcaccatttgatgaagagactatcttttctctaatgcatgaatggataaaaaatgtggcatatatacacaatggaatattactcagcaataaaagagaataaagacatggcatttgcaggtaaatcgatgcagttggagaagataatgctaaatgaatttAGCCAatctccccaaaaaacaaatggcgaatgttttctctgatataaggtgactgactcatagtggagtggggaggtggagcatgggaggaataaaggaactctagatagggcaggggGATGGAAGGGGAAGGGATGAGGCAGGGGGTTAGAAAGGGTAGtaaaatgtgatagacatcattatccaaagtacatgtatgaagacatgaatttgtgtgaacatactttatatacaaccagagatatgaagaattgtgctctatatgtgtactaagaattgtaatgcattccagtgTAATCTAtgctttaaaaatcaattaaattttttttctattatgagaaaaaatatattctgtttccagaaccttaaaaaaaac
This region of Callospermophilus lateralis isolate mCalLat2 chromosome 6, mCalLat2.hap1, whole genome shotgun sequence genomic DNA includes:
- the LOC143400855 gene encoding olfactory receptor 2J3-like, whose product is MMEKFSGTSEDYFILLGFSNWPHLEVVFFVLILIFYLMTLTGNMFIIILSYLDSHLHTSMYFFLSNLSFLDLCYTTISIPQLLVNLWGPEKTISYAGCMVQLYFVLALGTTECILLVVMSYDRYVTMCKPLHYTVLMHPRLCHLLAVASWVCGFTNSAVHSLFILWVPLCGLLQVDHFFSEVSALLQLSCFDTHANEMTIMVTTSIVVIRPLVLILTSYGVIARAVLRMQSNTVLQKVFRTCGAHLMVVSLFFIPVMCMYLQPPTENSQD